The Microcaecilia unicolor chromosome 3, aMicUni1.1, whole genome shotgun sequence nucleotide sequence ccctggtggaacgggctcgaccgcattggcgctgagaagggcggagagttcctctgcaagtacctgcttgtgttgggagctgaaggactgagctcccggtgggcaatttggaggcttggtttccagattgagggtgtatcctaaccagactatttgaagaacccaccggtcggagattcagaggccacctttggtgaaaaaattttaacctccccccgataGGCAGATCGCCCAGCACGGAcacatttatggtggctatgctcaactggagccagtcaaaaacctgtccctggtttttgctggggagctgcaggggcctgtttaggcgcacgctgttgatgagaacgagcgtgctgtggcagagcctgaaccggctgtaaAAGTAGGAGTGTACTTACAGCCCCTAGAGGCGTAAggcgcacttctcttccctttaaaaaaacttcctagatgaggaagtggatgcagaaggtgcccggcgggagagagagtccatagcgttatcacgctgatagagatgatcaatcaactcttcgaccttctcaccgaaaagatgatccccccgggaagggatatccgcaattttctgctgagttcgttcctccaggttagaggcacgcagccatgagagtctgtgcatcactatacccatagcagaaaatctggatgtcacatcgcaagtatcgtaaatgcccctggacaggaacttgcgacacaccttctgctgcctgaccacttggcgaaaaggctcggcttgctccggtgggagtgcatcaaccaagctctcaagctgccACACTGAGTTCCACAAATgaatgcttgtgaagagctggtatgactgaattttGGAAGCGAGCATGCTAGCCTGATAAGCCTTTATCACAAAAGAATCTAAGGTTCTATGTTCtcaccccgggggcgccgaggcaaagttcctagaactcttagctcttctgagagcggaatccaccaccgcagagtcatgaggcaacttaggccggacgaaactgggttccccgtggatctgatactgggattcagcctttttgggaatagttggacaagaaagaggcttctcccagttcctcatcagcacttccctaaatgtatcatgaaaaggagctgtgggagaagacttaggtggagatggataatccaggacctcgagcatcttggccctgggctcatccacagtctccacagggaagggaatggcctcagacatttcccgcacaaaagatgaaaaagacaagctctccggaggggacagctgtctctgaggtgaggggggtcgaatcagatggaagacctagagaatcctcggcagagaacactccatgacccccatcttcatcagatgagccatcatcggatGGGGCTAGCAACTCAAAGAGCAGCCCGGATCCGAGTCCATCTCGACATGGAGGTGCGGTGACCTCGATGACGGtatcgagaagtcgactccccaaGCTTCCTCCATTGAAGGCACTGGAGAGTCGACCTGGGAAGCTGCCGACCCCGGTACCTGAACAGGTACTGGAGAAGGAGACCTCACCACCGGTGAAAGGCATGATGCCGCAGGAGCCTCCGGCACCGTCGGTACCGGTACCTCCAGTGCCGGGTGCAAATGTTGCAGCACCGCTTCCATGAAATcaggaaaaatagccttgatgcgctcatctacagaagctgtcGGGGAAGGCTGCAGTGCCGGTGTGGACTtcagaggcagaatctgcagaAGCTGGGGAGCCGGCAGCGGGCTGCTAGGCAACCTGCGCgtcgatacctccataacagagggagagcgatcctctcggcatcgATGTTTCTTGGGTACCGAATGcttcgatgacccggagctcaccgtaccgtgtcgagaaggagaacgatgactgtGCTTCCTGGCCTTCGCCTGacatcgagactcctcagtaccggtgaggaagacgtggaatccacacgcttcctcggggccgggtccaatacaggtcggtcccggtgggcctgcaaagcaggaggcgccgaggtgggtggagacccgctcgatgcatcactgctcccagcgtgcatcggtctttgAGCAGCCTTCACCTGCTCTCCTGATGCCAGCGCAGCCCTCGACGGTACCAAAGCCGCCAGTACCGACACCGCCGACGCACCGgacccaaaaagggtttttctCTGGGCCTCCCTGGAGATTTGAGTACGTCTTTTCATTTTAAGGCATAACTTACATTTCTACAGAAGATGGTCAGGCctgaggcactgaaggcaccaggagtgcagaTCAgtgcccgagatggtccggttgcagcgagcgcaatggcttgaagccgctgggcatcTTCAATGATATGGTGGGAAAAACTTCGTACGCTTAATTTAAAAGACACGATTTTGTCAGAAAAcaagacagacaaggcagaaAAAACCCTGACTGAGCGACCTAACACGGTTGcgacgaaaaagaaaaaaacttataaatgggggaaaaaaacctgaggaaataaatttttttttttttttcttaaagtttTAAAACAATTAAGGAACGGAAAACATGTTCGTAGAAAAAGAGAACTTTCCTCCGAAACGCGAAGCACCCGAAAAGGAactccgtgtcacctcagacgcggaaaaaagagaactgaggagCGTGTCTGAGCGGCGGCCGGGAAATCGTGCGcgcacgcatgcgcggtgcgatcGTCTTGCGTGACGGAACACTCTAGAAGAGACTTTTGGCAATTTTTGcttgaaaatcctccggggccgacgtgacgtcacccacatgtgagaatatcagcctgcttgtccttaaaacatttttaactGATTCAGAGCGATAATGAGAAATTCTAATATCGCCATTAAGGTGTATTAACGAATGATGTGAAAAGGAGGGCGGAAATAGCAGGGGTTCAACATAGCGAAAAACACAACAGTAGAGCAAAAGTTAAAAATGGAAAGCCATAGACACTGCAAAGAAACATCTCACCTAACTGATCATTCTGGACGCCTCCATCCACTTGGCAGGGATAGTGGCAGTAGAATTCTGCACAGGCATCAAAGCACTCGCTGTTCCTCCAATACTCCGAGGACAGTGGGGACAGCAACATTGCATCTCCTGTTTTCCAATACCAGGGACTCCCTCTGCTCAACACACTCTGGTCCCAGCTCCTTCATATATGTGGCCTTTCAGTGAGGGTCCACAGATGCACATacagtagcatttgtatcccacattttcccaccagattgagcctgcaaactggtaggaaaatgtgggatacaaatgctacaaataataaaataataaagtcTGTGTACAGACATACAGGCACACCATCATCAACAGGCACTTTTCCAGGAACACAACTTAGACTTCTAGAAGCCCCTTCATCCTACAGTAAGCTGGACTTTGGCTTTTGATAGACTTTGGAGGGACAAAATGTAGAGTTGAGGATGCAGGACATGAGATTAGAGGCCCCCACATGCTCTTTTGGAGGGACAAAATTACCCAGCATTGAGGATGCAGGACATGAGAATTTGAGGCCCTCACATGCTATTTCCTCAGATTGTTGGCAAAATACTAGCCCTAATCAGGGTTAGAGTAGCCCTATCTCCCAGAGAACTTCCAAAGcatggctggggtaagaagtggGGAAGACTTGCTCTTCTTGAGGTGAAAATGCATCTAATCATGTATAAAAACACCCGGTGTTTTCTTAAAAATGCGTTTCCGGCACAGGGCTTCTTCAAACGGACGGTGCAGAAAAACAAACACTACGTTTGCCTGGAGACGCAGAACTGCAGCATCAACAAAGCGGAGCGGAAGCGTTGCCCGGCCTGTCGCTTCCAGAAGTGTCTCGGCGTGGGCATGAAGCTGGAAGGTATGAGGGGGGCAGTGAGCCCAACTTGACGATACAGCAGACAGTAACCATATAATTGTATAAACCTAGTCACAATTTTATGCTTAGTGTGCACAAGTTAGTGTTGGATGTGTCTGTGTAACTTTAGTATTATAATTAGttgctattcattgtggatatcctgaaaacctgactgggtggggtgcctccaggaccagcttttgggaaccactgccctacatGGTTGGCACGTGGTCTTTGgcagagatgctggatgaaaattAGAACACTAGGGGCTGGAgagtgtccgggggggggggggggggggaaggaggcaaAATTGATGCAACTTCCAGGAAggcaaaggagaggaaaaggTCACAGGTGTAAATGTTTAAAGTCTGCCTAATTGACCCAAAAGTCACCGAGGTGGAAAAGAACATTCATATGGCCTGTACAGTAAGCAATATATACAGACTGAGGGAGCTAAGGATGTCTccaggggaaagagaggggaagtGGTTTCCTTAGACCagcggttctcaacccagtactctggacacatccagccagtcaggttttcaggatacccacaatgaatgtgcatgaaataaAATTTGCATTTACTATGCCCATTGCATACAAatcttatctcatgcatatacattgtgggtatcctgaaaacctgattggctggttaTTTCCTGAAAATTGGGTTGAGAACCGCAGCCTCAGACTGAAACTCAAGGGATCATCATACGAAGGGAGGGAGACATTGTTAGTTcagaggtgggcaaccatggtctgCAAAGGTCACAACcctgttgggttttcaagatttccacaacgaatatgcatgagatctatttgcacacaatgatttacatgcactgcttccaatctcatgcatactcattgtggaaatcttgcaaATCCAGCCCTCGGACCATGGTTACCCATACCATGTGTAAATCTGCATGCTAGAAATGGGGGCTGAGATCCTCccaaaattagatttttttttttttttttttggggggggggcttccaaTTCAACTGGAACCCAACTCTATTAGGTTACACAGCTGTAAATTTTGATTCACAACTATCTGGGGTTCATGCCCCTATTTTATGATCCTTCCTAGCCCAACCAGATGGCCCAGAGAGTGGAAAAACTAACCAAAGTCCTTTGCATGACAGTTCACCAGGCAGGCCTCGTCAGGATGACTTAACAGATGTTTTtgcgccctcccctcccccaccagctgTTCGAGCAAACCGAATGCGAGGTGGCCGAAACAAGTTTGGACCCCTGTACCGGAAAGACCGAGAGCTAAAGCGGCAGAAGAAAACGTTGATTTATGACAACTACGTCAATGATGATAGCAACCTCGAGCCAAAGCAAGAACCTACAGCACAATCCTTTCCCCATGGGTCCAGTGATCAAGATGTTCCATCTCTTTACGACCACAGAACCCTCTCCTTTGAGCCTAGAGACAAAATGCCATTTGAGAAAAACAGAAGACACATGCTTGGTGATGGAACCCCCTGTGACTTGACCCTTACCACACACCAGGTCTACAATCCTTACCTGGTGCATCCCATGAAGAGCAAACAAGTGGAGCACCCAGGGGGAAGCTTGCCAGACTGCACGGAGGGAAGcccctatatgccagcctcaccTGGTGAGATCCCTTCTCTGGTCCAGCAGCTGATGAGCTGCGAGATGGAGGAACAGCAGCTCCGTAACCGGGTACTAAGCCACCTGCAGCAAGAGCAGGCCAGCCGGGGAAGACATGACTGTCTGAACACCTTCTCTATTATGTGCAAAATGGTGGACCAGACTCTCTTCTGTTTGGTACAATGGTCTAGAGGTTGCATCTTCTTCAAGGAATTACAGGTAAGGGGATATCCAGCATCCACAGATCTTTTAGAGTGTAGTGGAGGTCTAAAGGCATTAGCTACCCAGCACTCTcttgacacctagtggccaaaaAGCAGCATTACTAGCAGCAGTTTAAGACACCCAGATGCGATTGTAATGTTGCAATCCTTTTACATGCAATGACCAATGGCCAGATAGCCTTGACAATGTCCAGCAATAAAACAGCACATTCCAGTTTCACTGAAGCGTCAGCTGTTTTTAATTTTGGGAAATGTTCCCTGGAACAAGCACAAACTGCCTGCCTGGAATTCCTCCTGGAATACACTGAAAGGAGGGGGGAACTGTTTGGACAACTTATCAGTCAGGGCACTAATCTCTTCTGAGGCAAGGTCAAACTGTCCTAGTATCAATATTTACAAAGAGATTGCCTGTGACCTACAGCCACAACTCTCAAAATATGCACCAAGTAAAAAGGTGAGCAGGTGGCTCCATGTCATATGGGATTTTTACTCCTGTTGTATTCTTGGGATTTGTGGTCTGAGTTTCTCAAAGGAAAAAAGATCTACATCTCCGTGCCTATAATGGACATGAAACTGGGAGTGGCTTGGCCTCTCTACGGTGACTCACCCAGTCCCTCCCTGTGTATTAAACACAGATATTTAGGATGAACACGGTGGTTCATCGAGGCAAGAATTTCTGTGTGTACGGCTACGGTTATTTTCTTATCAGAGTCCTTTTAAGGAGGAATCAATTGCTCCTGGGGTTCAGAGACGTTTCCATATTATCGGGGAGTTAAACCTAAGATTTAGGGggaagggatttggatttagctcgcaCCTTTTTGGTAATAAGGCCtgcaaccaggcctttaatggaagaagtaactaacttgccagtctcacacaaggagtgacaccaaCTTCACATACtctagcaggacatgtttatccactcctaccctaagaTAATGTTAAAACACCTTTCTGACctaatttgcaactttctttaaattagtcccttattttcttactcctgttactccatCTTGTCTAtacattccatctttgcttacagcccatgctattaaaatgttttattgtgttgacatttacATTGTactgtagcatactatgccatactttgtattgcttgaatattttactgctataattatcTAGATTGTTTGACTTGTTtttgctgtacaccatcttgacagacttccttcaaaaaggcagtaaataaatccaaataaatagtagctcaaggtaagctacgttcaggtacagtaggtatttctgtcCTCGGAGGGCtaaaatctaattttgtatctgatacaatagagggttaagtgacttgcccaagatcacaaggcagcatcagtgggatctgaaccccaACTTCTCTagttaagaacttaagaatagtcatactgggtcagatcaatggtccatctagcccagtatcctgttttccaaacagtggccaagccaggtgacaagtacctgacagaaacccaaactgtggcaacattccaagctatcaatcccagggcaagcagttgctgccccatgtctgtctcaatagcagactatggacttttcctccaggaatttgtccaaaccctttttaaaacccagatatactaaccgctgttactaatCCTCcagaagagttccagagcttaaatattcgttgagggaaaaaatatttcctcctatttgttttaaaagtatttccatgtaactgagtgccccctagtctttgtactaatTAGATCAGTATTTTCACCCTACTGATCCGATTATGCCACTCAGTCTGTACTATCTGATTTGAAGCCATCTGTTTCCCCTGATAAAGTGAACACCCTCTAACAGTTCAAGCCTCCCACGCTCCAGGGCTGTCCAAAACTCAACTGAGAAATATAATAGACAAGAAGTGAGAGAACTACATTACCATTCAATCCAAATGCTCTCCAATCTCCATGTTCATCTGTCTGCTTATCTTTTATGTTGATTGCTTCGTAAGGTGGAGGACCAAATGAGGCTGCTTCAGAACTGCTGGACAGAACTCTTGATGTTGGATCACATCTACAGACAGGTGGTCCATGGGAAAGAAGGTAGCATATTATTGGTCACAGGACAACAGGTGAGATTTTCAGGATTCAGTGAAGCTTGAGAGGCAGAGCAGCAGGATCCGATGGGAAAAGCATGGGAAACGGTTCTAGGctttaaaatcctgagtgggtTTGAGTAGTGATGCATTTAGCTCTGTACCACTTCCACATATAGACAACGCACTGTTCCTACACCTACAGCACTGCCCTCTCAACCTCCAAAGCCATTTCACCCTCCCCTTTTAGAGTTCATGGCTCTGAATGTGTCGTCAATTTACAGTAACAGCAGATTGGCTGCTCTAAGCAAAGACCAAGCAAGCTTATATGGAAGTCCAAGTCTGTTTGCTGGATGTAACagcagaatcctttgggcaggtTGAGATGAGAAGATCCTTTGGCTGGATCTGTGAGGTATAACAACAAGATCCTGTAAGTGGATTTAGGAGAAGCAAGAGCAGAATCCTCTGTGTGGGTTTCAgagttgggtttggggggggaggggggatggtggtGGTGTGGAATCCTTCTCCCTCCAGAAAATGATGCTATGCCCTCATTCCTTTATCTGAAATAGTATAGTACACAAATAGGGTAGAATTTGAGGGATTTATATTTACAAGGATCTAGAAGATTTGGGGAAACATTGCTGGGGGAAAAATGAGCTCAAATGAGTTGACATCAACGTCAACTAAGAATTAATGATCTGGGCCAGGATATACCAGAATGGGACAGAGCTAAGTATCCTCTGGGAGTATAAAACTCTCTGTACTTTAGCCCTCTAATTAAACTTTTACTCCTTTCTTTAGAAGGGCCATCAAAGGATGATCAAGATATGAAAATATCTGATAGAAGATTGCAAAGTCCAAAAGGGAAAGAACATTTTGCAATTGTTCCCATCTTGTGTCTACATTGTGAAGTCCTACAAAAGGACATCAAACACAAACTCAATTGTGAATCAAAtttgcacttttaaaatttggtgaACTCTGAATACACTGCAGCTGAAAATGGCTACAGTGTATTCATCATccaaaaaacagaaaatcaaaaTAAACTATAAAATCTCACAGGACTGTGGGATAAACCTAACTGAATCACTAGGGCAAAGCTAGTATGGAAAGTTGTCTTCTGTTCATTGCTTTCTTCTAATGTGGATCAAACTGTAGGGATAccacatgggaggatagagatgaagggtcaatatgtttgtgcagcgctgcgtatgccttgtagcgctatagaaatgctaaatagtagtagtagtagacccaaTCTGGTGAAGATAAGCTGCTTCTTTTGCAGATTGACTTGTCTGTGATCAGCTCTCAGGCCGGGGACACTTTGACAAACTTGGTGACTCGCACTCATGAACTGGtgtccaagttccaggccctgcAGGTGGACCAACAGGAGATGgtctgtttgaagtttcttgtgcTCTTCAGTCCAGGTACCTTCTAATGCATCCTTTCTCCTACTGTAGCTTCACTCATCTACCCCCTAAGTAGTCCCTTTTTACTCCAGGCTTGCTCATTCTTTCCCACCGAAAACCATTATAATTATCATGTTGCTGTTCTTTCCGCCGCAGACGTGAAGAATTTGCAGAACCTTGAGTTTGTGGAGAATGTGCAGGAGACTGTGAACCGTAGTCTCATGGATTACACATCCCAGCAGCACCACACAGACAAGTTTGGCCAACTGCTGCTACGACTAACGGACATCCGGGCCATCAGTACGCAGGCCGAGGACTACCTGTACCTCAAACACCTCAGTGGAGACCTGCCTTGCAACAACCTTCTGATTGAGATGATGCACGCCAAGCAAAGCTAAGGGAACCTACCACATCAACTGATCTGGACACTACCTGTTAAACAGGGTTAAGGGAATCTAATATCTGCCAAACGGAACCAAAACAGCCCATGACACCTGCTGATCCAGATACCGCCTGCCATGCAGGGCTGATGCTGTATTCTAGCAACTGCTACACAATAAGAATGTTAAGCTGGCATGGACAACAAAAAATATTCAGGTTTTGTCTGCACACTTCTATTTCTAATTCATGATCACTAAGTGTATGAAGATTTCCTCACGATGGGCCTGAGAAGAGGTAGTCTGTTAAAAAGTGTAATTTTCTGAGTAGGGATCTGTAACAGTCTGACTTTGTTCCAtgctgtgtgtgttttttgtttagGGTTCTACGTAATATTTGCACTGTTGATCCTCAAAGGTAGGGTTGCTGCTGTTTGAGTTCTGGGTATTAGTGCAGGTTTGGTATGGTAGGTTTGCTACATATTCTAAGCTTTTTATTAAAGGGTTTTGAATTACTGTACAATGTATATGGCAATGGAGTGATTTGTGTCATTGTTTCTGAAATAATAATAGAATccaaatttcccccccccccccccccctgtggtgaGTATGTAGTAAAAAAACATCCTAGTgcaaggcagccattttgacttttttttgtgtgtgtaatcTGCTCCTACAAATCAGATACCACAGTCATCTTAACAGTGACATTATGCTATTTGCATTATACATATTTAAAACGAGGATGCCCAATTATGTGTTTTTACAGGACCATTCTGAGAGCTGCTTGTGAGGTTATTGTTTAATTTATCAAAATCTCAAGGGAGGAACCCTGGGATAAACATCAGCCTGGTGCCCAACAGCCCTGGACAGACACCAGACCCTAGGAAAAACAGCAAcactagggtggctgacaccttaATCCTGGGATAAACTCCACATATACACACCCAAATCTGAAACGCACTCGCACATACAAtccaaaaaacccaaacaaaccaaCAACCTGAGAGCACAGCAACCTCCCCTGCACTTCAGCAGACAAGATGTACATCACAAGAACACTAATAGGGCTAGCAACCCTTATGTTAGTTTGAGTTATGGCATTTGAGGAGATAATTAACAACTACAATATACCGATACTATGCAATTTATATCTCCCAATGGGAAGTGCCTCCCTTCTCCCAGGCAGAACCCAAACATTAGGAAAGGTATACCAAAAAATGGAGACTACCCAATTAAAATCCAATCACAACGCACGGTCAAAAAAGAAGCCAACAAAAACAGAAAGCCAAATAAATGTTAACAAAAATTATCACATCACACTAATGGAGGATGATGACGTATCCCACTGGTATTGGTAGGTAAACGCCAGCTCAGTAGtcaacaaaacagaaataaaagacTGGATAACCAATGTGGACCTTGGTCTggtcttcatcaatgaaacataGCTCCGCAGCAAAGAAGACCCTACTATCCTGGACCTATGCCCACCGGGATATAAAATCATCCACAGGATTAGAaacaggaaaagaggaggaggaattgcTCCGATATACAGATCTTTCTTCATAGTCGAAGCCTTGACGGAATCAATACCACAACTGGAAATCATCTCAGTCAAACTCAAGGACCAAACTCTACACAGTCAACTATGCtgtatcctattttacagaccacctGGAAACTGGAAAGCATCTCAAACAAACTTCAtagacttcatctcaaacacatgtgtagcTAACCCCAATACCTTGTTAAAAGGAGACATTAACCCACACCTAGATGACCAGAATGCAGTCAGCACCAAAGAAGGTGACAAAGTCCATCAACTATGGAACATTAAGCAACCACCAGCGACTACTACCCATGTCAAAGGCCATGCCATAGACCTttgatcaataaaaaattaaacatGACCCTCTACTGGAAATAATACAGGACCCACCCAACTCAAACATGGATACCATACAAATCAGGGGAAAAGACTTGATGCATCCAAATTCTGGACAGCCATATACAAAAGTCATTGGTCGTCAAAGGCTAACACAGAAGAATTCCTATCCGAGTGGGACGAAAGAAGTACCAACATACTGGATAAAATAGCACCTCTGAAGATAAAAACCAGACAAAGGCGCAAAGCAATACCCTAggataacgaagaactgaaagaggcCAAAACTCACTGCAGAAGACTTGAATGAGCATggatgaaaaacaaaaactgCATGGAGGGCAGCATGAAACACATACAAGACCAAAATTAAACAGGCTAAAATGAAATACTATAAAGAACATATAGGCACAGACTACAAAGAACTTAGACCTAAC carries:
- the LOC115466135 gene encoding nuclear receptor subfamily 5 group A member 2-like isoform X1; its protein translation is MEAGITANFFMLDAVLVPTAPSEKKGFAAEEESEETCPICSDRVSGYHYGLLTCESCKGFFKRTVQKNKHYVCLETQNCSINKAERKRCPACRFQKCLGVGMKLEAVRANRMRGGRNKFGPLYRKDRELKRQKKTLIYDNYVNDDSNLEPKQEPTAQSFPHGSSDQDVPSLYDHRTLSFEPRDKMPFEKNRRHMLGDGTPCDLTLTTHQVYNPYLVHPMKSKQVEHPGGSLPDCTEGSPYMPASPGEIPSLVQQLMSCEMEEQQLRNRVLSHLQQEQASRGRHDCLNTFSIMCKMVDQTLFCLVQWSRGCIFFKELQVEDQMRLLQNCWTELLMLDHIYRQVVHGKEGSILLVTGQQIDLSVISSQAGDTLTNLVTRTHELVSKFQALQVDQQEMVCLKFLVLFSPDVKNLQNLEFVENVQETVNRSLMDYTSQQHHTDKFGQLLLRLTDIRAISTQAEDYLYLKHLSGDLPCNNLLIEMMHAKQS
- the LOC115466135 gene encoding nuclear receptor subfamily 5 group A member 2-like isoform X2 — encoded protein: MLCSGFFKRTVQKNKHYVCLETQNCSINKAERKRCPACRFQKCLGVGMKLEAVRANRMRGGRNKFGPLYRKDRELKRQKKTLIYDNYVNDDSNLEPKQEPTAQSFPHGSSDQDVPSLYDHRTLSFEPRDKMPFEKNRRHMLGDGTPCDLTLTTHQVYNPYLVHPMKSKQVEHPGGSLPDCTEGSPYMPASPGEIPSLVQQLMSCEMEEQQLRNRVLSHLQQEQASRGRHDCLNTFSIMCKMVDQTLFCLVQWSRGCIFFKELQVEDQMRLLQNCWTELLMLDHIYRQVVHGKEGSILLVTGQQIDLSVISSQAGDTLTNLVTRTHELVSKFQALQVDQQEMVCLKFLVLFSPDVKNLQNLEFVENVQETVNRSLMDYTSQQHHTDKFGQLLLRLTDIRAISTQAEDYLYLKHLSGDLPCNNLLIEMMHAKQS